One stretch of Syntrophorhabdaceae bacterium DNA includes these proteins:
- a CDS encoding integration host factor subunit alpha: MTKLEIVTNLYEKLGFSRRECANIVDAFFESIKKTLADGENVKISGFGNFIVKQKKARRGRNPQTGEEIEISERKVLNFRLSQVLKDEINSRSRK; the protein is encoded by the coding sequence ATGACAAAATTAGAAATCGTAACTAATTTATATGAGAAACTCGGATTTTCCAGAAGGGAGTGTGCAAATATCGTGGATGCCTTCTTCGAATCGATAAAGAAGACACTCGCCGATGGGGAAAACGTAAAAATATCGGGCTTTGGCAATTTTATCGTGAAACAGAAGAAGGCCAGAAGAGGCAGAAACCCCCAGACAGGGGAAGAGATAGAGATATCGGAGCGAAAGGTGCTCAATTTCCGGCTGAGCCAGGTTCTTAAGGATGAGATAAATAGCAGAAGCAGAAAATGA
- the pheT gene encoding phenylalanine--tRNA ligase subunit beta, translating into MRIPFEWLKEFVVIEMGPHEVASRLTMRGLEVESVEEIVPSFEGVKVGRIVHMEKHPKADKLTLCKVDAGGDALSIVCGASNIKVGDKVPVATVGARLQGDFLIEKRPVRGIESEGMLCSEKELTISDDHSGIFILPEEFVIGQALADQPGIRDTVLDVSVPPNRGDCLSIYGIAREVGSILKQRAKLPLFKIDSGEGNVKDHISLQIHDLAACPRYVLMMLKGISIVPSPFWMRNRIIKSGMRPINSIVDVTNYIMLELGQPLHSFDYDKIRGTRIDVRVAQDAMKFRTLDGQDRDLFAGDILICDGEGPVAVAGIMGGENSEISANTTNVALESAFFNPLYIRRTARRLGLKSEASLRFEKGIDIDTTDLAAERAIYLMHTISGGAVVKGKQEVYERSEKRTITLSFARINEIVGTPIEQHQVISALKSIDVFVLEEAQGKITVSIPPFRHDIVEYADLIEEVARIYGYDRIPATMPVITVQPPKISDTERYGAKVKEYLIAAGFYELINFSFSGVADIANFLLPPTDERASYVPIMNPLAKDYAVMRTLITPGILKAVGYNINRGSKNLRFFETGKVFIPDPGKDLPREHPSISFVMTGKERDYYWREPVAEDDFFDLKGVLEGLLARFGIGFTLVRSSQPFLNASRAGDVILDNGMNAGWIGELKDEVAASYEIEQKVYCGELRFDIMLARGPARVQYSPIPRYPQASRDFSFLAEDSVPVADLVEIIKKVSPLIRHVGIFDVFKKEMRSIALRVIFQSLEDTLTDETVNELQERIIRELTNINGVTLRT; encoded by the coding sequence GTGAGAATCCCGTTCGAGTGGCTGAAGGAGTTTGTGGTAATCGAGATGGGTCCCCATGAGGTGGCGTCAAGGCTTACCATGAGGGGCCTTGAAGTAGAGTCCGTGGAGGAGATCGTTCCTTCCTTCGAAGGCGTGAAGGTGGGAAGGATCGTCCACATGGAGAAGCACCCGAAAGCGGACAAGCTGACTCTATGCAAAGTGGATGCAGGGGGCGACGCCCTCTCGATCGTCTGCGGCGCAAGTAATATCAAGGTTGGGGACAAGGTCCCCGTGGCTACTGTGGGCGCCCGGCTCCAGGGCGACTTCCTGATTGAAAAAAGGCCAGTCAGGGGCATAGAGTCGGAAGGCATGCTCTGTTCGGAAAAGGAGCTCACCATTTCCGACGACCATAGCGGCATCTTCATCCTGCCGGAAGAATTCGTGATCGGCCAGGCACTCGCGGACCAGCCCGGTATCCGGGACACGGTGCTCGACGTGAGCGTGCCCCCCAACAGGGGCGACTGCCTTTCCATCTACGGCATAGCCAGGGAAGTGGGAAGCATCCTGAAACAGCGGGCGAAGCTGCCGCTCTTCAAGATCGACTCCGGGGAAGGGAACGTGAAGGATCATATCTCCCTTCAGATCCACGACCTCGCCGCCTGTCCCCGCTATGTGCTCATGATGCTGAAGGGCATCTCCATCGTGCCTTCGCCTTTCTGGATGCGCAACAGAATCATAAAATCGGGCATGAGGCCCATCAATTCCATTGTCGATGTGACCAATTATATCATGCTCGAGCTCGGCCAGCCTCTCCACTCTTTCGATTACGACAAGATCAGGGGCACACGAATCGATGTGAGGGTCGCGCAAGACGCCATGAAGTTCAGGACCCTGGACGGTCAGGACCGCGACCTATTCGCCGGCGACATCCTCATATGTGACGGCGAGGGCCCGGTTGCCGTGGCAGGCATCATGGGCGGCGAGAATTCGGAGATCAGCGCGAATACCACGAACGTCGCGTTGGAAAGCGCCTTTTTCAACCCCCTCTATATCAGAAGGACCGCCAGAAGGCTTGGGCTCAAATCGGAAGCATCCCTGAGGTTCGAGAAGGGTATCGATATCGATACCACCGATCTCGCGGCCGAGAGGGCGATCTACCTCATGCACACCATCTCCGGCGGCGCCGTGGTAAAGGGAAAGCAGGAGGTCTACGAGCGGAGTGAAAAGAGGACCATCACCTTGAGCTTCGCACGGATAAACGAGATCGTGGGGACGCCCATAGAGCAGCACCAGGTGATAAGCGCCCTGAAATCGATCGATGTCTTTGTCCTCGAAGAGGCCCAGGGGAAGATTACCGTCTCCATCCCGCCCTTCAGGCATGATATCGTGGAATATGCGGACCTGATAGAGGAAGTGGCCCGCATCTACGGATACGACCGCATTCCCGCCACCATGCCCGTCATCACCGTCCAACCTCCGAAAATAAGTGATACCGAGCGCTATGGGGCGAAGGTAAAAGAATACCTCATCGCCGCCGGTTTTTACGAGCTCATAAACTTCAGCTTCTCGGGCGTCGCCGATATCGCCAATTTCCTTTTGCCCCCTACGGACGAGAGGGCCTCCTACGTCCCCATCATGAACCCCCTGGCCAAGGATTATGCCGTAATGAGGACCCTCATCACTCCGGGCATCCTGAAGGCGGTGGGATATAATATCAACAGGGGCTCAAAAAACCTCAGGTTTTTCGAGACGGGAAAGGTCTTTATTCCGGACCCCGGCAAAGACCTGCCCCGCGAACACCCTTCCATCTCCTTTGTCATGACCGGTAAGGAGAGGGACTATTACTGGAGGGAGCCTGTCGCGGAGGATGATTTTTTTGATTTGAAGGGGGTGCTTGAAGGGCTTCTCGCGCGCTTCGGCATCGGCTTCACCCTCGTAAGAAGCAGCCAGCCTTTTCTGAATGCGAGCCGGGCAGGAGATGTGATCCTCGATAACGGCATGAACGCGGGGTGGATAGGCGAACTGAAGGACGAGGTGGCCGCATCCTATGAGATCGAGCAAAAAGTCTACTGCGGGGAATTGAGATTTGATATAATGCTCGCGAGAGGACCGGCCCGGGTGCAATATAGTCCCATACCCCGGTATCCCCAGGCATCGAGAGACTTTTCGTTCCTCGCCGAAGATTCGGTCCCGGTGGCGGATCTCGTGGAGATCATCAAGAAAGTTTCCCCCCTCATACGTCATGTGGGGATATTCGATGTATTTAAGAAGGAGATGCGGTCCATTGCGCTCAGGGTAATCTTCCAATCCCTGGAAGATACGCTCACGGACGAGACCGTGAATGAGCTGCAGGAGCGGATCATAAGAGAGCTTACTAATATAAACGGCGTCACGTTGAGAACGTAA
- a CDS encoding phenylalanine--tRNA ligase subunit alpha, with amino-acid sequence MNIEELSEKVEGGISSIRTIEDLKNLKLSLLGRKGLFAEYLEGLKSLDKEERKVFGKEINNLKVGAEARLSGIESQFVEEEKARQQARSWIDITMPGKQPVVGRKHPITQTFDEIVRIFSSLGFSVAEGPNIETEYYNFEALNIPQDHPARDMQDTFYVKPGVVLRTHTSPMQVRVMESQLPPVRIISPGSVYRCDQDVSHTPMFHQVEGLMVDKGVRFSDLKGILTLFIQEIFGAETPVRFRPSYFPFTEPSAEIDIGCVICKGKGCRLCKETGWLEILGSGVVHPQVLRGVGYDPEEVSGFAFGMGVERIAMLKFGIDDIRQFYYHDIRFLSQF; translated from the coding sequence TTGAATATAGAAGAGTTGAGTGAGAAGGTCGAAGGCGGAATATCGTCTATTCGGACTATTGAAGACCTCAAGAACCTCAAACTCTCCCTCCTGGGAAGAAAAGGTCTCTTCGCGGAGTACCTGGAAGGGCTGAAATCCCTCGATAAAGAAGAGCGGAAGGTCTTCGGAAAAGAGATCAACAACCTAAAGGTAGGCGCAGAGGCGAGGCTCTCCGGGATCGAGAGCCAATTCGTGGAGGAAGAGAAGGCGAGGCAGCAGGCACGGTCGTGGATCGATATCACCATGCCCGGCAAGCAGCCTGTGGTGGGCAGGAAACATCCCATAACCCAGACCTTCGATGAGATCGTCCGCATCTTCTCCTCTCTCGGCTTCTCCGTGGCCGAAGGGCCGAATATCGAGACCGAATACTACAATTTCGAGGCCCTGAATATTCCCCAGGACCATCCTGCGCGGGACATGCAGGATACCTTTTACGTAAAGCCGGGGGTGGTGCTTCGCACCCATACGTCGCCCATGCAGGTGCGCGTGATGGAGTCCCAGTTGCCTCCCGTGAGGATTATCTCACCCGGCTCCGTCTATCGATGCGATCAGGACGTCTCCCATACCCCCATGTTTCATCAGGTGGAGGGGCTCATGGTGGACAAGGGAGTAAGGTTTTCCGATCTGAAAGGCATTCTCACCCTTTTTATCCAGGAGATATTCGGGGCGGAGACGCCCGTCAGGTTCAGGCCGAGCTATTTTCCCTTTACCGAGCCCTCCGCGGAGATAGACATAGGGTGCGTCATCTGTAAGGGCAAAGGGTGCAGGCTCTGCAAAGAGACGGGGTGGCTCGAGATACTTGGTTCCGGTGTGGTCCATCCCCAGGTGCTCCGGGGCGTGGGCTACGATCCCGAAGAGGTGAGCGGCTTCGCCTTCGGGATGGGGGTCGAGAGGATTGCCATGCTGAAATTTGGAATAGACGACATCAGGCAGTTTTACTACCATGACATCAGATTTCTTTCCCAGTTCTGA
- the rplT gene encoding 50S ribosomal protein L20, translated as MPRAKRGVKARRRRKKILKLARGMYESRRTTYSVAKRAVFKALKYAYSGRKQRKRDYRALWIVRINAACRPYGITYSRFINGLKTASIDLNRKSLADMAINDPSGFAKVVTKVKEVMVAQPSA; from the coding sequence ATGCCAAGGGCAAAACGTGGAGTAAAAGCGAGAAGAAGAAGGAAGAAGATCCTTAAGCTGGCGAGGGGTATGTATGAGAGCAGGAGGACTACCTATAGCGTGGCCAAGCGCGCGGTCTTCAAGGCGCTCAAGTACGCATACAGCGGAAGGAAGCAGAGGAAAAGGGATTACAGGGCCCTGTGGATCGTGAGGATCAACGCGGCATGCAGACCCTACGGAATCACCTACAGCAGGTTCATAAACGGGTTGAAGACCGCCAGTATAGACCTTAACCGTAAGTCCCTCGCCGATATGGCGATCAACGATCCCTCCGGGTTCGCGAAGGTAGTGACGAAGGTGAAAGAGGTGATGGTGGCGCAGCCGTCAGCATGA
- the rpmI gene encoding 50S ribosomal protein L35, translating into MPKVKTHRGLAKRVKITAKGKIKRSKAYHSHLLSSKSPKEKARLSKPDTVHSTDAKRIRSLIPYL; encoded by the coding sequence ATGCCGAAGGTAAAGACGCACAGAGGATTAGCAAAGCGGGTGAAGATCACCGCAAAGGGAAAGATAAAGAGGTCAAAGGCGTACCATAGCCACCTCCTCTCTTCCAAGTCACCGAAAGAGAAGGCACGGCTGTCCAAGCCCGACACGGTCCATTCCACCGATGCGAAACGGATCAGGTCACTCATACCTTACCTATAA
- the infC gene encoding translation initiation factor IF-3 produces MSSIAKDSKDANINEKIKSREVRLIDANGTQMGVVPTLDAMRMAKEQELDLVEVSPSAVPPVCKIMDYGKFKYQTAKKTQEAKKKQTIIQLKEMKLGLKIEEHDLQFKIKHIRDFLEAGDKVKIIIMFKGREVLHVDMGEKMAQRIIESLKDIGDLEQKPRFDGRNIVMVFAPI; encoded by the coding sequence GTGAGCTCCATAGCAAAGGACAGTAAAGACGCCAATATCAACGAGAAGATCAAGTCACGGGAAGTGCGGCTGATCGACGCAAACGGGACCCAGATGGGTGTAGTTCCCACGCTGGACGCCATGAGGATGGCGAAAGAGCAGGAACTGGACCTGGTGGAAGTCTCACCGTCCGCAGTTCCCCCTGTGTGCAAGATCATGGATTACGGGAAATTCAAGTACCAGACTGCGAAGAAGACGCAGGAAGCGAAGAAGAAGCAGACCATAATCCAGCTCAAGGAAATGAAGCTCGGTCTCAAGATCGAAGAACACGATCTCCAGTTCAAGATCAAGCATATCCGGGATTTTCTTGAAGCGGGAGATAAGGTGAAGATCATTATAATGTTTAAGGGCAGAGAAGTTCTCCATGTAGATATGGGGGAGAAGATGGCCCAAAGGATTATAGAATCTTTGAAGGATATAGGAGACCTGGAACAGAAGCCGAGATTCGACGGAAGGAATATCGTGATGGTATTCGCTCCGATATAG
- the thrS gene encoding threonine--tRNA ligase, with amino-acid sequence MKEDLEVLRHSASHLMAQAVKELYPEALVAIGPAIETGFYYDFEYDPGFTEEDFPKIEERMRQIAARNLPIVRKVIKREEAREMFAKMGEKYKVELLESIEDDEVSTYTQEGYTDLCRGPHLASTGEIKAFKLLSLAGAYWKGDERNKMLTRIYATAFPDEASLKEYLQFLEEVKKRDHRRLGKDLELFSLSDEVGAGLVIYHPNGALLRYLLEDFERKEHLKRGYQFVVGPQILKVDLWKKSGHYENYRENMYFTKVDEVDYGIKPMNCVAHIMVYKSKIRSYRDLPLRYFELGTVCRHEKSGVLHGLMRVREFTQDDAHIFLRQDQLHEEIVAIIKFVQDVMKIFNFEFEMEISTRPEKFIGSIEDWDKAEKVLKEVLDDQGLPYDINEGDGAFYGPKIDIKLKDAIGRKWQCATIQCDFALPERFDLHYVDSDGKRKRPVMLHRVILGALERFIGVLIEHYGGRFPVWLSPVQAVLMNITDDQQGYIKSLYDRMIDEGIRVEMDVRNEKLGLKVREATVKKVPYMVIAGKKEMEAGVITVRLRDGEELRNIEIKDFIDRIREENISRR; translated from the coding sequence ATGAAAGAAGACCTCGAAGTACTGCGACATAGCGCCTCCCACCTCATGGCCCAGGCGGTGAAGGAGCTCTATCCCGAAGCCCTCGTGGCGATCGGACCCGCCATAGAGACGGGATTTTACTATGATTTCGAGTACGACCCCGGCTTTACGGAAGAGGATTTCCCGAAGATCGAGGAACGGATGAGGCAGATTGCCGCGAGGAACCTTCCTATCGTCAGAAAAGTGATAAAACGGGAGGAAGCCCGGGAAATGTTCGCCAAAATGGGCGAAAAATATAAGGTGGAGCTTCTCGAATCCATTGAGGATGACGAGGTGAGCACCTATACCCAGGAAGGGTACACGGACCTCTGCAGGGGACCCCATCTCGCTTCCACGGGTGAAATAAAGGCGTTCAAGCTCCTGAGTCTCGCGGGAGCATACTGGAAAGGCGACGAGCGAAACAAGATGCTCACGAGGATTTACGCCACCGCCTTCCCGGATGAGGCTTCTTTAAAAGAGTACCTCCAGTTCCTCGAAGAGGTGAAGAAGAGGGACCACCGGAGGCTGGGGAAGGACCTGGAGCTTTTCAGCCTCTCCGACGAGGTGGGCGCGGGCCTGGTCATTTACCACCCCAATGGCGCGCTTCTCAGGTACCTCCTCGAAGATTTCGAGAGGAAGGAGCACCTGAAGAGGGGGTATCAATTCGTCGTCGGTCCCCAGATACTCAAGGTCGATCTCTGGAAAAAATCGGGCCACTACGAGAATTATCGCGAAAACATGTATTTTACCAAGGTGGACGAGGTCGATTACGGCATAAAGCCGATGAACTGTGTCGCCCATATCATGGTCTATAAATCGAAGATCAGAAGCTATCGCGACCTGCCCCTCAGATATTTCGAGCTCGGCACGGTCTGCAGGCATGAAAAATCGGGCGTTCTCCACGGCCTCATGAGGGTGAGGGAGTTCACCCAGGACGATGCCCATATCTTCCTCAGGCAGGATCAGCTCCATGAGGAGATCGTGGCCATCATCAAATTTGTCCAGGACGTGATGAAGATCTTCAATTTCGAGTTCGAGATGGAGATCAGCACGAGGCCGGAGAAATTCATAGGCTCCATCGAGGACTGGGACAAGGCGGAAAAGGTCCTGAAAGAGGTGCTCGACGACCAGGGCCTGCCTTATGATATCAATGAAGGGGACGGCGCCTTTTACGGACCCAAGATCGACATTAAATTGAAAGACGCCATCGGCAGGAAGTGGCAGTGCGCCACCATACAGTGCGACTTTGCCCTGCCCGAGCGGTTCGACCTCCATTACGTAGACAGCGACGGCAAGCGCAAGCGGCCCGTCATGCTCCACAGGGTGATCCTCGGCGCACTGGAGCGGTTCATCGGCGTCCTCATCGAGCATTACGGCGGCCGTTTCCCTGTGTGGCTCTCGCCTGTCCAGGCGGTGCTCATGAATATTACCGACGACCAGCAAGGCTATATAAAATCCCTCTATGACCGGATGATCGACGAGGGGATCCGGGTGGAGATGGACGTGCGCAACGAGAAGCTCGGTCTTAAAGTAAGAGAGGCCACGGTAAAAAAGGTACCTTACATGGTGATCGCGGGCAAAAAAGAGATGGAAGCAGGGGTTATCACCGTCCGTCTCCGCGATGGCGAAGAACTCAGGAATATTGAAATAAAAGATTTTATAGACAGGATCAGGGAAGAAAATATCTCCAGGAGGTGA